In Sphingobacteriaceae bacterium, the sequence ATTCACCGGACATCGGTGTGGGTCCCTCCCTCAGGGAGAAGGACCACGGGCTACCGAACCCCACCCCGCTCCGGCCGCTGCCGGCCGGAGGCCGCCCGCCACAGACGCGGCAGGTCTATGTTCCAATCTTCCAACATTTGTGCCAATAAGGCTAGAGGCAAACCGACCACATTGAAGTAGCAGCCTTCGATGCGCTCCACCAGCATGGAGCCGAACCCTTGAATGCCGTAGGCCCCCGCCTTGTCCATAGGCTCCCCCGTGGCGATGTAGGCTGCCAGCAGCTGGGGGGACATGGGGCGCATGGTCACCCGGGTGGCGGCATAGGCCGCCTGCTCCCGGCCGCCGGCGCCCACCAGGGCCAGGGCCGTGTAAACCGTATGGGTGCGCCCCGCCAGGCGGGACAGCATCCGGGCCGCTTCTTCCTCGCCGGCGGGCTTGCCCAGCATCTCGCCCTCCAGCACCACCGCCGTATCGGCCCCCAGGATCAAGGCGCCGGGCTGATCCGCCAGCAGGGGAGCCACGGCGCGGGCCTTGGCCATGGCCAGGTGCCGGACCACCGCCGGGGGCGACGGGTCCGGCGGGGTCAAGCGGTCTTCATCCACGTCGCTGGGCCGGACCACAAAGGGGATGCCCGCCTGTTCCAGCAATTGCTTTCGCCGGGGCGATGCCGAAGCCAAAATGATGTGGGAAAAAGCCGTCACCAAGTTTCCTCCCCTGCCCCTGGCGGCCCCGGCTTTCGTCCCCGCCTTCAGGTTCAGCGCTGGGCCGGGCAATCCTTGCCCCCGGGCCTGCCAATGCCAGGAATTATTCTTGGTCTACGGCCTGGAGGATGCGGGCCGCCCGGGCGGCCAATTCCATGTGCTCCACCATCAAGTCGCCGGCCTGGGCCGATGATATATTGCCCTGGGCCAGATCCCACAGGGAGGCGGCCAAGCCCGACGCCCGGGAAACGTAGTCGATGAGGTCTTCCGCCAGGTCATCCAGTTCTTCCGGCACCGTCAGGGCCAGGGTCTGCTCCTGGAGGGCGATGATCCGCTCCCGCACCGCTGCCACGTCCTGCTGCCACTGGTCGCCCCCCATGGCCCGGGTCGTCCAGACGTGGGCGAATTGCCGGGTTGTTTCCGGCAGGGCGGCAATAAGCCGGGCCAAGTGGTCGGCCCCTTCCACCCCGGGCAGCAGGCCGTCGGCCGACAGGACCCAAGGGTGGACGAAGGCGTCCTGCTCCGACTGGCGCACCTGGGCCGCCGCGGTGCGGGCCTGGGCATCTGCGTCGTACAGCCCCACCCAAACCCGGTAGCCGTCGTAATCGGCCACCGCCGCCGGCAGCCCGGCCTCCCGCAGCTGCTGGACCATCTGCTGGGCGTTGTTCCTGGTGGAAAAGTTGCCGGCCTGGACGGCATACAGAGTGACGGCGGGGGCTCTTACCTGTACGGGGGGCCGGTCTACGGGCTCGTCGTCCTCTTCATCTTCTGCCTGGCCGGCATCCTCTTCGTCGTCGCCGCCTTCGTCCCCCTCACCGGCGCCGGGCTCGTCGTCGGTGCCGTTGGGGTCGTCTTCATCGTCGCCGGAAGACGGGTCAGGGAAGGGATCCACGGTCGGCTCCCCCGGGGCGGAGTCCGGGCCGTCGCCGGGGTCCGACCCCTGGGAATCGGCAGGAGCCCCGATCCCGGCCAGCAAATTGCTGCCCAGGTAGTAGCCTACGCCCACGGCGGCGGCGCCGGCGGCCAGCAGCAACACCACCGCCAGCACGCCCCGCAGGACGGTGTCCCGCCTCCGCCGCACCCGGCGCAGTCGCCGTCTTGGCCCCCGCTGCCCAGCCATGGCCATCCCTCCGACAAGGCAAACTTAACCATCGGGCCCCTGGACCCCTGCCGGAGCCGCCTGACGGTGGCCGCCTATGTTAGCTGCTGGAGCAGTTCCCGCAGCCGGGCCTGGCGGCTCTCGTTCTCCGCCAGCCGCTCCCGTTCTTTGGCCACCACATCGGCGGGCGCCCGGGCGGTAAAGCGCTCGTCGGCCAGGCGGGCCGCCAGCCGGGCGCCCCGCTCCTCCACCGTCGCCAGTTCTTTTTTAAGGCGGGCGATTTCCTTGTCCACATCGAAGACGCCGGCGGCCGGCACGTAAACCGACACGGGGCCCACCACCGAAGCCACCGCCGGGTGGGGCGGCTCCCCATCGGCCGGCCGGAAGGTGATCTCCCCAGCGCCGGCCAGATGGGCGATCAAGGGGGATACCTGCTCCAGATCCCCGCGCACCTGGTCGCCGGCGGCCAGGACCACGGCGATGGCCTTGCCGGGCTCCACGTTCAAGTCGGACCGGAGGCCCCGCAGTGCCCGGATGACCGACCGGGCCAATTCCACCACTTGGGCCTCCCGGTCGAAGGTCAGGTCGTCCCGGGCTTGGGGCCAAGAGGCCAGGGCCAGCAGGCCGGTTCGATTGGGCAAACGCTGCCAGATTTCCTCGGTGATGAAAGGCATGATGGGGTGGAGGAGCCGCAGGCAGCCGTCCAGGACGGTGACCAACGTCCACACCGCCGCCCGGGCGCCGTCGCCGCCCGCCTGCAGGCTGGGCTTCACCAGTTCGATATACCAGTCGCAGAACTCGCCCCAGATGAACTCGTGGAGCATGTGGCTCGCCTCGGACAATTCGTATTTCTCCAGGAGCCTGTCCACATCGGCGATGGTTTCCTGGAGGCGGGTCAAAATCCACCGGTCCGCCGGGCCCAGGTCGGCGGGCCTCTCAGCAGAGCCCAGGGGCTGGGGCCCTGCCTCGGTTCCGTAGCGGTCCACCTGCATCAGCACGAAGCGGGCGGCATTCCAAAGCTTGTTGGCGAAATTGCGGGCCCCTTCGATCTTGTCCTGGGACATCCGCACATCGTTGCCCGGTGCCGTGCCCACCGTCAGGGCCCAGCGCAGGGCGTCGGCGCCGAACTGGTCGATGACCGCCAGGGGGTCCACGGTGTTGCCCCGGGACTTGGACATCTTGCGGCCCTGGGCGTCCCGCACCAGGCCGTGCAGGAGCACCGTGCCGAAGGGCGGCTCCCCCATGAACTCGATGCCCATCATCATCATGCGGGCCACCCAGAAGAACAAGATGTCGTAGCCCGTCACCAGCACCGTGGTGGGGTAGAAGTAGGCCAAATCCTCGGTCTGCTCCGGCCAGCCCAAGGTGGAGAAAGGCCACAGGGCGGAGCTGAACCACGTATCCAGGACGTCCTCATCCTGCTTAAGATCGGCACTGCCGCAGGTGCTGCAGGCCGGCGGCGTGTCCTCGGCCACCGTCACATGGCCGTTGGGGCAGTACCAGGCGGGTATGCGGTGCCCCCACCAAAGCTGGCGGGAAATGGGCCAGTCCCGGATGTTTTCCAGCCAGTGGCGGTACACCTTGACGAACCGGTCGGGCACCAGGCGGGTCTGCCCTTCTTCTACGGCGGCCAGGGCCGGCTCCGCCAGGGGCGGCATGCGGACGAACCACTGCTCCGACACCCGGGGCTCCACCACGGTGTCGCAGCGATAGCAACGGCCCACGCTGTGGCGATGGGGCTCCACCGCCACCAGGAAGCCCTGCTCCTGCAGGTCGGACACCAGGGCTTCCCGGCAGGCGTACCGGTCCATGCCCTGGTAGGGGCCTACATCGCCCCGCATGTGGGCGGTGTCGTCCATCACTTCCACCAAAGGCAGGTTGTGGCGCAAGGCCACCTGGTAGTCGTCGGGATCATGGGCGGGGGTGATCTTCACCGCCCCGGTGCCGAACTGGGGATCCACAAACTCGTCGCCGATGACGGGAATGATCCGGTTCACCACGGGCAGGGTGACGGAGCGCCCCACCAAGCCGGCGTACCGCTCGTCCTCGGGATGGACCGCCACCGCCGTGTCCCCCAGCATGGTCTCCGGCCGGGTGGTGGCCACCGTGATCCAGCCGCCCCCCTCCACGGGGTAGCGGATGTGGTACAGGTGCCCGTCCACCTCATCGTGCTGCACCTCCAGGTCCGCCAAGGTGGTGCGGCAGCGGGGGCACCAGTTGATCATGTAGTTGTCCCGGTAGACGAGCCCCTTGTTGTACAGGTGGACGAACACGTGGCGGACGGCCGCCGAGCAGCCCTCATCCAAGGTGAACCGGGTGCGGGACCAGTCGCAGGAAGCCCCCAGCCGCCGGAGCTGGCCCAGGATGGTGGCCTCGTACTGCTCCTTCCACTGCCAGGCCCGCTCCAGGAAGGCTTCCCGGCCCATCTCCCGCATGGACAGGCCTTCTTCGGCCAACCGCCGCTCCACCACGTACTGGGTGGCGATGCCCGCGTGGTCGGTGCCGGGCAGCCACAAGGTCGCGTAGCCCTGCATGCGGCGGCGCCGCACCAAAATATCCTGAATGGTATTGTCCAAGGCATGTCCGATGTGCAGGGAGCCCGTAACGTTGGGCGGCGGGATTACGATGGTGAACGGTTCCCGCTCAGGATCGGGCTCGGCGCGAAATGCATCGGCGGCCAGCCATTGGGCGTAAATGCGCTCCTCCACCTGACCCGGGTCATAGGCGGGCGGCAAAGTATGCTGCTCGGGCGAGGGCTGGGTCACGGCGGACGCCTCCTTCCACAGCAAGGGGTAAGGTCTGCCGTAATTATAGCCATTAATGGGCAGCGCCCCCCGTCTCCGACGAGGGGCGCCCTGTCGATGGCTGGATTATAGCACGACCGGACCGTCACCGCCCCGTTTCAGCACCATGAGGGCCATGGTCCGGCCCCGGCGGCCGGGCCGGGCCAAGATGCCCTCGGCCACGAAGCCGCACTTGTGGTAGCAGCGGATGGCCTGCCAGTTGGCCAGGTCGACCCGGACGTACAAAGCCCGCAGATCCAGCTGGGAGAAGGCGTATTCGGCGGCCAGGGAG encodes:
- a CDS encoding Maf family protein codes for the protein MTAFSHIILASASPRRKQLLEQAGIPFVVRPSDVDEDRLTPPDPSPPAVVRHLAMAKARAVAPLLADQPGALILGADTAVVLEGEMLGKPAGEEEAARMLSRLAGRTHTVYTALALVGAGGREQAAYAATRVTMRPMSPQLLAAYIATGEPMDKAGAYGIQGFGSMLVERIEGCYFNVVGLPLALLAQMLEDWNIDLPRLWRAASGRQRPERGGVR
- a CDS encoding valine--tRNA ligase: MTQPSPEQHTLPPAYDPGQVEERIYAQWLAADAFRAEPDPEREPFTIVIPPPNVTGSLHIGHALDNTIQDILVRRRRMQGYATLWLPGTDHAGIATQYVVERRLAEEGLSMREMGREAFLERAWQWKEQYEATILGQLRRLGASCDWSRTRFTLDEGCSAAVRHVFVHLYNKGLVYRDNYMINWCPRCRTTLADLEVQHDEVDGHLYHIRYPVEGGGWITVATTRPETMLGDTAVAVHPEDERYAGLVGRSVTLPVVNRIIPVIGDEFVDPQFGTGAVKITPAHDPDDYQVALRHNLPLVEVMDDTAHMRGDVGPYQGMDRYACREALVSDLQEQGFLVAVEPHRHSVGRCYRCDTVVEPRVSEQWFVRMPPLAEPALAAVEEGQTRLVPDRFVKVYRHWLENIRDWPISRQLWWGHRIPAWYCPNGHVTVAEDTPPACSTCGSADLKQDEDVLDTWFSSALWPFSTLGWPEQTEDLAYFYPTTVLVTGYDILFFWVARMMMMGIEFMGEPPFGTVLLHGLVRDAQGRKMSKSRGNTVDPLAVIDQFGADALRWALTVGTAPGNDVRMSQDKIEGARNFANKLWNAARFVLMQVDRYGTEAGPQPLGSAERPADLGPADRWILTRLQETIADVDRLLEKYELSEASHMLHEFIWGEFCDWYIELVKPSLQAGGDGARAAVWTLVTVLDGCLRLLHPIMPFITEEIWQRLPNRTGLLALASWPQARDDLTFDREAQVVELARSVIRALRGLRSDLNVEPGKAIAVVLAAGDQVRGDLEQVSPLIAHLAGAGEITFRPADGEPPHPAVASVVGPVSVYVPAAGVFDVDKEIARLKKELATVEERGARLAARLADERFTARAPADVVAKERERLAENESRQARLRELLQQLT
- a CDS encoding SPOR domain-containing protein; this encodes MAGQRGPRRRLRRVRRRRDTVLRGVLAVVLLLAAGAAAVGVGYYLGSNLLAGIGAPADSQGSDPGDGPDSAPGEPTVDPFPDPSSGDDEDDPNGTDDEPGAGEGDEGGDDEEDAGQAEDEEDDEPVDRPPVQVRAPAVTLYAVQAGNFSTRNNAQQMVQQLREAGLPAAVADYDGYRVWVGLYDADAQARTAAAQVRQSEQDAFVHPWVLSADGLLPGVEGADHLARLIAALPETTRQFAHVWTTRAMGGDQWQQDVAAVRERIIALQEQTLALTVPEELDDLAEDLIDYVSRASGLAASLWDLAQGNISSAQAGDLMVEHMELAARAARILQAVDQE